The genomic segment AGAGCACTTTTTGCAGTGTTTTTATCTCCTGTAATGGTAGCAAAGCCTTTGGTAGAGAAGTTAAAGATAGGGTAGTTTAAGTTAAGAGAGTCGTTAGTACCAGTACGAAGAGGATTAAAAGAGTCAAATCTACGATCAGTGCGTAATCTGATAATAACATCAGTTTCTAAGAGTTGGCGCCCTTTAACTAAAGTAGGAATTCCTACCCAAGCTACTGATGCGTATGCTCTACCTAACCAACGAGAGCAAACCGTAATGGGACTATTTGCTACATCAAGGTGGTAGATTAGTGAGTCCATAGCACGTTTAATAGTTTTACAAGAGTCATAACGGCTGTTGGTTACGTAGATATAGTGCTTACCACCCATAGTAGGGACACCTGAAGGTGCTTGGTTTACAATATGAAAGCCATCATCAGGAGTTGGATTCCAAATCATGTCATCACCATTTTGCGCTCCAAATCGAGAGGCTTCGGCAAAGAATATATTTAATCTTTCTCCAGTGAGCACATCAATTGCATAGCCTGGGAAGTAGCTGAAACCTACATCTGTAGGATCGGAAGTTGTTACTAGCTTACCGCCTGATAAAATTTTGCTTGGGCGCTGTTTGTACAAGAATGGACGTTCAATAGTTCTGGGTAGGTCTGCAGGTAAATAGTCTACTTCTGTGGTACTTTCTACGACTAAGCATTTAGACCACTTAGTTACATCGCTGGTAATGACAATATCTACGTTGGGAAGCACATTCCCATTGTACCATGTTTTGTTTCCATTATACTGGGCTGTAATGGCAAGTTCATTAGCAGCGGTAGGAATACCTCCATCTTGTGCAAGCGTAATTTGGGCAGCAGAGATAGATACCGTGATGTCATTTTTGCGCCGCAGAGTCGTAGGTGAAGGGAAGGGCCCATCAGTAATATTAGCAGTTACAGCACTACTGAAAGGTTGGTAAACTCCAGGACCTTTTGTTAAGCGAAGTGGCGCCCAAGTTCCGCCAAGAATCTTGCTGAAGTAACCGTCATGGTCTATATCTTTACCTACATAGTCGTTATCACCCATACCTCCGGGTCCAGATATTGAAGTGTATTTAGCCTTACTACTAACAATCCATTCTCTATAGTAGTTATCAATGCTCGCTAAACCTGTAAGCCATTTTTTAGTATTATCTTTGAACAACATCACACAATTGTTATTTTGATTTCCATTACCCAGTTCTGTGATGTTCACAGGCTTATATTGACCTGGACTACCAGCAAAGACAACTTTTATACCTAACCCATATTCCTCTAATATCTCTTCACCACCATCATTCGTTTGACCACTAGGCACAAGAGTTACTTTTTGGTGATTAGGTAAGGCGTTATCAAAAGTGAATACACTATTGAATGTACCTACAATTACCCCGCGCGCGGATGCCCCTGAAGTAACTAGCAAACAAGCTCTGAGGTCAGATTGGAAAGCTACAGATTTGTTTTGTAAAGAACGGTCTTCGTTCCAAGTAGCACCATCATCTGTTGTGAAGTAAACCTTACCTTTATCTCCAACTATCAAACCTGTAGTACCATTGAAGTGAATAGCGTTGAGAGTTATGTTGTTCAAGTTGGGTAATGCAGAAGCACTGTTAGTCCAGTTTTTGCCCCCATCCGTAGTGGTCAAGAATATACCGTTAGTACCAACTGCATATCCATTTGTGCTATTTTTCATGTAAATTGCTTTGATAGTACCTGTTAGACCTGCGGGCAATACAGCGTCGTTCCAAGTAGAAGAAGGCGAGCTGGTAGCAAATACTGAGTTATCTGCCCATTTTATTTTAGGTACTCCACTAGCAGTTCCACCAATCCAAGCAGTTGGGTTGCCAGAACTAGATACAGGGACATACTCAGCAGCTACATACTCCTCGCTAATGATACTACCGATAGATAAAGCGTTCCAACTAGGCCTATTCTTAACAATAGTATTAGCATGAAGTCTCATAGAGTATAGGTTGGTAACTGTCTGCCCCGCAGTATTTTTAGCTACTCCTACTATAAGTACATTTTGCAGTGTGCCATTATAGTCGCCTGAAATAGCTACTGCAGTTAGCTTATCTGATTTTTCACCTGTTGAAGTAGCTAGCTTTGAAGTTTTGAATAAACTGTTGGCAGTAGCAGTGCTATCATAAGCGTATATTAAGTTGCCTCTATCCCCTACTCCTAATATGATATCTCGGTTATTTGTTGCAACATTTATAGCATCAGCAGCATTTATGTTGAAAGAGGATATCCTTCTTACTTGCTGCATATTCATGTTACCTACTGTTGGTGAGAAGCTGCGAGAAATATTTCCTGATGCACCAAATACATACACGCGGTTAGTAGTTCCATCACTGGTTAAAGTAATAGCATTGAAAGGTCCTGAGTTACCTGAATAATAAATACTATCTTTTGTATTTCTATCAATCAAAAACCAGCGATCTAGTTGGGGTGGAATGACAAGTTGATAGTCTAACTCTTTTACCTTTTTAGGATCAATTACGCGTACTTGGATAGGTCCATAGCCTTTTTTGTAGGTGAGTTCTTCAAGTGCATTTTTTGCCAAAATTTCATTGATAGTAGCCTCATCTAGCTGAATATTAAACCCACCGTTTCCTGTTCCTCTTACACGAGTGATAGGAAGCATTTCGCCATATTCAGCATTTAATATCATACCATTCTCTTCGGGCATAGTCAAGTGAGGCATTGCTACCACCACTTTGGCATTATCACTTTGTTTGAATTTTTCGGACACTGCATAAGCATTGTAGGCATAAGCCACTACCATAAAGTAGTAGTGCTTGTTGTTAATTAAGCGGTTATCTCCGATAGCAAATTGGTCAGTGGTAACTTTGAAAGTTTTGAAGGTACCTTTGTCACTTACATCAGGTACATTAGCTACCATCAAAGTATTGACAGGACCTAAAACAGGATCAACAGTTGTGTTAATAATAGAAGTAACTCCATTTTTAACATCACATTGTCCAATTAGGCGAGCTTTGTTAGGATCTCTTAAATCTGAAATACTTACAGTAGCATCTTTGAGTTGATAAATAAGGTAACCTTCAAAATTGTAAGTTGTATCAGGAGCGCCTGCAATAACTAACTCAGGGTCTTTTTGTTCATATTTTTCTTGATAATTATTAGAGTTAATAGGATTGTCCCAGTTCAAAATGATGGTACGGTCGAGTTCTACTGCGGTAACCACGGGTGCGTCAGGTCCAGACACACGTTTAAAGTTATTATCGAAAAGAGCTTGGGCTTTTTTATCTGCTTTAATAAGGTTACATATTGCATCTGTGTTGCTACCCAAAGTAGTACCTTGTGCAAACACAGCACCTATGGTAACGTAGTTTACAGCACCAGGTTGAAGTGTAAACTTACCTGCGGATTGTATAAAGCGTCTGTCGGCAGGATTGTTACCAGCATTAGCTTCGGTCCAGCCTAAGTTACCACCACATAAACCTCCTGGAAACATGTAGTTAGTGGGCTTAGGTGTATACGCATTTGGGGTAGTAGATGCAACACCATCTTTTCCATCATCTACGATAGGATTTCCATCCTTCCATTTACCATCAAGGTAACCATAGAAATGCTGAGCTGCACTGGGGTTGCCATAAGGAGTAAAGTCATTATTGTAATAGACAAACTTGCTCATGATAATTTTCTCACCTGGTTCGTCAATAGTACCATCCTTGTCATTGTCTATACCATCACCAGGGTCTGCAATAGGACCTTCAAAAAAGTCTATCCCTATAGCTGGAAGAGAGTTTCCATATCCCGATACCCCTTCGTCAAGACCATCTCCATTATAACAGAAGCCTAAGCCAAGTAATGTGTCACAGCCCACATAGTCATCAGCATAGTTACCCAAGTCAGGGTCTACCCACTGACCAATGTAAGTCTGGTTAAGGGTATTAGTAGATTTGTTAATGATTTTACTTTTATAGAAGGTAGCATTGTTCATTTCATCATTTGTAACGAAAGCAAAAGCCATGGTTTGAATTTCAATACCAATAGGTTCTGCACTAGTTTCGCTGTGGATATTACCTTTGTCATTGTATACCCACCAAATTGCTTGGTCACCAAATATCAAGGGGTAGTCGCCTGAGTTAGGGTCGTAGACTCCGTTTCCGTCCACATCTTCGAAAGGTGCAAGATCAGGGTCAGATAAGTTTTTCTTGGCGGGCCAGTCTAGTATGTTTTTAGGGATAGCAAACGCACCTGATGCCAGAGCACCTGTTTGATAAGCATTGATAAAAGCATCAATTTCAGATTTAAAGACAGTATAATGCCTATCATACTTTAAACAGGTAGCGGGATCTATTTCAGCAGAAGCATCTAACGGACCAGGATAGAAGTCTGTACCTGTTTGGCGATACGTTTGGGCAGCAAGGCGTAATTGTCCTCCCCCATCGTATCCACCAATCCAGATAGCACCTGCAAATAAAGCATGTTTAGGAGTTGCACCAGGGGTATTATTTTTAGGTACTTCATATCTTGGGTTACCCACTAAGTCCCACCACATGTCACCCCCATTCATCAGTGTAGTACGCACATTATTTATGTCCAACTGAGCAAAGGAGGTAGGCGCAGCGCATCCACCTGAGGTGCGCTGGTTCTTACTTGTTTTTCCTCGCTCACCAATATTTTCTCTAGCTACTATGCTTCCGCTTATCAGCAAAAGCACTGCTAAGATTAACACCTTTGAGCAGTTAAGATATATCAACGATTTATTCATATACATCTTCAATTTTAAGGTTTAACAAAAGTTATTTACAACTAGAATGAGATAATCACTCCTAAGCGAGTTCTACGAGGAAGCCCGTAGTTATCGGGATGATTTACTCGAATAGAGTACAAATCTCTGTAAGATGCAGCATTAGTTTGTTGTTGCAAGAAAGTCTGTGCCACAGCATGGTTGAGATAACCATCATCATCGGGCTGCCCTGTGAACTGATACACACTTTGGATATTTTTGTTGTTAAGTACATTTTGAATTTGAAGATATACATTCAAGTTCAAAGTTTTGCTACCTTTTTCACCTCCCCCAACTTTGATCTGGAAGTCTTTGTCTATACGCACATTAGCACGGAAGTTTGCAGGCATTCTAGCACTGTTTGGATTGCCTACAAGTGTGGTACGTTGAACAGCACTAGCATCTACCGTACGAATAGGGAAAAGAATTCTACTGTAAGGTGTACCTGAACCTGCACGAAGAGTTAAGTTAACTCCAAAGTCTTGAAGTACTTTACGTAATTTTTCTGGTCCGTTGTAGAATTCACCTCTACCATAGCGGTAGTCTGCAGTTACTACTAGAGCGTGGCGTTGGTCAAAGTCAAGAGGGAGAGGTGTGCGTAAATTAGGTTGGCCGCTGTTAACTAAGCTTGCCGCAGAACGGTCATTTGAACCTGTTCCATCCGCAAACTGTAAAGTGTAAATTACATTAAGTTGAAGATTAGAATTTTCCCCTGGACGTTTTTCGTACTCAAAAGTAAAACCTTTAACTGTACCAAAGTCTATATTTTCATAAGTAGTGTAGTTGATAGGATAAGCGTAGGATCTATTGACAATGTTTATTTGGTCACGTAATTCGCGGTAGTAACCGTTGATAGTTAGTGCCATTTTCTTATTGAGGGCAGTCTTGAAACCTAAAGCATAATCTATAGTTCTGTCTGCACGAAGATTAGGGTTATTAATAGATTGAGTTGCATTAGCTACTAAATACAAATAATCTACTGGAGTGGTAGCCAAAGGTGAGATAATCAAGTTTGTTGATGCAGGGCGTTGAGTAAGTACATCATAGTGCGCAAAGAATACCGCTTGTTCTGTAATAGGGAAAGAGAAAGCTAAACGAGGCATGATATTAACTTGTGGTTTATAGTCTACAAAAGCGCCTTCGGTAAGTTTATCACCATTTTTGAGATAAGGATATGCTCTACCGTTAGTACCAAATATCAGGTTGGGCAGTTTTTCAACGCCGTTTGCATCATAGAATTTAGGATATACAGGATGAGACTTAGGGTCACTGAAACCTACAATTGCAGTAGGGTTAGTAGGATTGTTTATATAAACTGTCCAATCATCTTTTACATTATCAGGAACTACCAAAGCAGGGTTATTCATTGCGCGAACTTCGCCTGCGGTATAGTATTCGTAAAGTACAAATGGGTTTTTAAGGACTTTTTGGTTAGCATCAAAACGATCAACGCGCAAACCTACGTTCATAATTAAGTTGTTAATTTCAAATTTATCCTGTATAAATCCTGCAATGTAAATAGGACGAAAAGCAGAGATAGGTCTATTGACAGTATCTTTGAAAAAGTCTGAGAAAGTAGGTTGTTTGCCCCTGTATCTCCTGCCAAGATGGTCGTATCCGTAGTAAGTGATAAAGTTGTTACCATTGTTAAGTAGCTCATTTGTAGTGAATAAATCCAAAGAGTAGAATGAAGGGTCAAGTGCGTCTGTGTTAATCCACTCTGTGCTATTGATAGGCATACCAAGTTTTTGACGAAGTTTCTTATCAAAATCCGTTTGAGCTGCAGCGTTATATAGAGGTTTATGATTTACATATCCTGTCCATACACCGTTAGCATCTCTAACCAACTCAATAGAAGAAGAATCAGGTCTTTGTAGGTGAGCATTAGCTTTTTGCCGCATCAAACTCCACAATCCCACAGGCGAAATAGCCCAGAAAGATTGATTTCTTTGCTCTAATTCTAAACCTGCGGTTATGTTGTGTCCCCTGTATTCACCAGAACCCATAGCAGTAAAGCGAAGTTGACGGTCATCCACATAACGAGCTAAATTATGCACAGTCCCAGGGGGAGAATACAAGCCATAAATATTTTGTGGAAAATCACCATTACGCAAACCTCTTAATGCAGCAAGTTCAGCTAAAGTGTAAATACTATCCCCCCTATCTTTCTCTAATTGGTAAGCTAATTGCGTATACTTAACCAAATAAGGGTTTTGAGTACCAGGCGTAAAGACAGGGTTAGTGAATGTATAACCTACGTTATCATAAAATGCAGTGAAAGATAGAGTATCATTGAAAGGATGTTCGCTAAAGAAGTAGTCAGTATTGTAAGCATAAATAGGTCTGAATTTTTGTTCAAATTTACCTACATAACCGTAGTCAAATAGTCTGTATTTATGGCGAGGGTCATATTGCCTCTCTTGGCTAGCGGTATAGTCTAATTGTACTTGATAATAAACATTTTTCAAGCGTTTATCTACATATTTTCCTGCTCTATTTTTCGTAGTTGAATCAGGAGGAGCATCAGCAAAGCGTTGTGTAAAGCGTACAAATCCGCGATAAGTGTACCTATTGCTAATACGATTAGCTTCTGATGCAAACAAGCTTCTAGTAGCTTGCCATAATTGGTCACGGGTATAGTCGTAGTTAGCACCTGCGGTAATATTTATGAATTCCGTGGGCTGATAGTCTAATTTTCCATTGATAGTGTAGCGAAGTGCCCTGTTATTGGGTTTGAATTTTTGAGTGTACATGTCATTTTTGGTCAGAAACTCTGCATTGTAAAGTAATGCAGACTTGTCATCATTGTATCTGTATGGTCTTTCTCTAATTTCATTAAGTTTTTCTTCTTTGACTTGCCAAATAGGTACACGAGAAGGAAAACGATCTTTTTGGTACTCTATTTCAGCCGCAAGCATGTATCCTAAAACAGTTTTTTTCAAATACTGAGTAGTATCTGTTGCAGAGCGGATAGGTTCTCCGTTTTTATCTTTTGCTGTTGTTTTGAGAAGGGGACCAATAAATGTAAGCCCTCCAAGATTGTAGTTATAAGGGTCAAGAAACTTTGAGGTTACTGCTTCACCCGTTACACTGAATTCTTGCGCAGCACCCCGAGTAGTAATGTTAATTACACCTCCTACTGCATCCCCATACATAGCAGGAACCCCACCTGTGATGATATTCAAGCTACCTATTGCTTGTTGAGGAAGGTTAATTGAACCCACTACTTTCATACCATCAATAAAAAATACAGAACCTGTAGAACGCTGCCCTGCAATATTCAATCCCTTACCATCATCGCGTTGAAAAGTACCTCCTGCTAATCCTGCTGCGTCAGCAATGTTACGAGTAGGTAGGTTTATAATCTGTTCTCTTGAAAGTGTTCCACCTAAAGAGGTTTTGTCTTTTTCAATAATAGGTGCTTCAGTTTCAACAACTACAGTTTGAGTAGTAACGCCGTCATCAGGTTCCATTTCTAAGTTCAAAAATGTAGTTTTAGCAGGTGCAATTTGAATTTTTGTCGCTTCAATACTTTTATATCCTACAAAAACCGCTTTGAGTGTGTACTCACCGGGCATCAAAGGTGTGATTTCATAGTTTCCTTCAATATCAGTAGTTGTACCTCCTTTTTGTATTCCCCCCTGTTCAACAATAATACTTACAAAGGGCAGACCTTCTTTCGTTTTAGCATCTTTAAGCACTCCTTTGAGCTTACCCACACCACCCTGTGCGTATACACGCGGTACTGATATTACTGATGTGAGTATAGCTACAAACCATAAGAACGTGGTTTTTACGTACCTATTCATAGAGGTTAAAGCTTGAATTGATTGAGAGGGCTAAAATACAAATAAACTGTTTATTCGCATAATTTTTGTTTAATTTTTTTTAACAGGAGGTACTTTCTAACTTTGAAGCGACTTGATTTTCAAAATTTTATATGCAAGCACCTCTGAAAGCTTAACTTTAGAAGTATACGACCAACCTGCAATATGTGGCGTAAGAATAACATTTGGAAAAGCTGCAATTCTCTGTAAAATCTCTTTTTCTCTTTGAGTATAAGTAGAAAACTCTTCATTCGGTAGCACATCCAAGCCTAACGCAGCAATTTTTCCTATCTCTAAACCTTTCAACAAATCCTCTAAAACAGCTATCTTTCCTCGTGCCATATTGAGTAACACTATGCTTTTTTTGAAGCGCATTAACCACTCTAAATTTATCCAACCTTCAGTTTCAGGTGTCAAAGGAACGTGAAAAGTAATAATGTCAGCTTGCTCGTATAACTCTTCTAAAGTAGCTTCCTTTACATACCGATTAGAAAAGTATGTTTTATACTTGTCATACGCTAGTATTCTCATCTCAAAGCCGTGCAAACGTTGAGAAAGTGCGTATCCTACATTCCCATAACCTATAATCCCAATCGTTTTGCCTTTAAGTTCAAAACCTCTGTTCAATTCTCTATTCCATTCTAACCGTTTTACTTCTTCGTTAGCCGTGCATATATTTCGAGCTAGGCTAAGTAAAACCCCTACCGTAAATTCCGCTACTGCATCCCTATTCCCTTCAGGAGCATTAATAATGTGTATGTTTCGCTTTCTGCATTCGGCTTCATCAATGTTGTCTATGCCTGAACCTACTTTGGCAATAAACTTCAAATTCACTGCCTTATTTAATACAGCCTTATCAATAGGAGTGTGGCTACGCATAACTATACCCTCATACTCAGATATTTCACAAAGCAGCGCTTGATATGACATGTTTGGCACATACTTGCAAACAAACCCATGATGAGAAAGAACGTCCATCAAAATAGGATGAAGGTCATCTACAATTAAAACTTTCATAAAGCAAAGTTATATACTTTGACTTTCATCCTATTTTGACTATACAAAAATATACAAACTTTATAGCTACTGATTAGATTACTGCCTGAACTGTCAAAAATAATACATGAACGGTTATTATTTTTACATGAACGGTTAATTCTACTGCATGAAAGTAAATAATTGATTATCAAGCCATTATTTGATATAAATTTGACAAGTTCGCAAAAAACATATTATTTTGCCCGCCTAACAAAGCTTAGAATTATGCTGTTAGAAACTAATCCACTTATCACTCCTGAACCAGGTCTTTTTATATGGAGTGTAGTCATCTTCTTGATATTTTTTCTTTTGTTGAGAAAATTAGCTTGGAAACCCATTACGGAAGCCTTAGCTAAACGTGAAGAAAGTATTGCAAATGCTTTACAAGAAGCTGAAAAAGCTCGCCAAGAAATAGCCAAACTCAAAGCAGATAACGAAAAACTTTTGAACGAAGCAAAATTAGAAAGAGAAAGAATTCTCAAAGAAGCTCGTGAAATGAAAGAAAGCATCATTGAGGAAGCTCGCCAAAATGCTAAAGTAGAAGCTGATAGAATGATACAAAAAGCTAGAGAGGTAATAGAAACAGAAAAAAACGCAGCCCTACAACAAGTTAAACATCAAGTCGCCGTCCTTTCTGTAGAAATTGCAGAGAAAATTATTCGCAAAAAGTTTGAAAATCCCGCAGAACAACAAGCTATTGCATCAGAGTATCTCAAACAAATTAACCTTAATTAAAGGAGGGAGAAGTTTATGTCATTAGCACGTGTCGCACAACGCTATGTAAAACCTTTAATAGAAGTAGCTCTTGAACAAGGTATAGAAAAACGCATCTTGGATGATTTAGCTTTTGTAGATAAGACTATCAAAGCCAACAGAAACCTTGCAGTCATGTTAGCTAACCCAATCATTTACAGTGATAAGAAAAAAAAGGTTCTAGAAGAGATATTCAAAGGCAAAGTGCATGACTTAGTAATCAAGTTTTTTGAAGTACTATCTAAAAATACAAGAGATGAAATTTTACCCTACGTTTATACAGAGTATAAAAACGAGTACAATCGCATAAAAGACATACATGAAGTAAAAGTGGTTTCTGCATCAGAGTTAAGCGATCAAAACATAAAAGAGATTGAAGCACTCTGCCAAAAAATATACAAAACAGGCACAATTTCCATTCAGCACACTATTGACCCGAATTTAATCGCAGGGCTGATTATCCAAACTGAACACAAACAATTTGACCTATCTATAGCATCTCGCTTGCGCAAAGTAAAAAGTGAATTAGTTTAGAATTACTTCTCAAAATTATCAGCTGAGTGACTTTATTCACTCAGCTTTTTTCTTTTTATCAATTTAGCTACCTTTGCTAAAATAAATTATATGACTCAAAAAGCATTTCAGGCAAGTTTTTTTGACTTTGACAAAATTTTGAAATACTCTCTTCTAGCGCTTATTTTATCCAAAGCAGCAATCTTTTCAGTAGCCCAAAACAAGACTGACAATATTCCGAACAAGGTTCATATTGACCATGCAGATAAATTAGAATTCATTAAAACCACAGAGAGCATACGCAAGCTGTTAGGACAAGTGCGCATGCATCAAGATACAACTTTTATCTTTTGCGATTCGGCTTATCAATACGTGGATAGAAATTTTGTAGAAGCTCACAGCAATATTCGGATTTTATCAGGAAAAGTAACCATCACAGGAGATAAGCTCCAATACGACGCCAATACAAAACTAGCCGACATTTTTGGAAATGTAGTTCTGTACGATGGCAGCACATACTTGTATACTTCTCACCTTCAATATGATGTCAATGCTCACACGGGTAGATATTTTGAAAAAGGTAAAATCATAAATGCCAACGATAGCTTAACCTCAAAATATGCTGCGTACAACACAGATACTCATTGGGCTGAATTTAGAGAAGACGTACAGCTATACGCACCAGACTACAAAGTAAGTACACAAGCACTAGACTACAATACAGACACTCAAACAGCCTATTTCATCACTCATACTCGCATTTTTAACGATAGCAGTCATATTGTTTGCCAAAAAGGAATGTACCACACCTCACAACGCAAAGGAAGCTTGTACGGTAAAGTGATAATGCAAGATAAAGACTACATTCTAAAAGGCGATTCGGTTTATTTTTCTAAATTAGACAACTTAGGCGAAGCTTTCAAAAATGTGCATCTTTTGAACAAAGACAGCACTATCCACATTTTTGGTCAATATGCAAAAGTAGATGACTTTCACAAATATACCTATGTTACCAATAAAGCATACACTTTTTACAAGGTAGAAAAAGATACCGTTTTTATTACAGCGGATACTTTGTTAGCCAAACAAGACAGCACTAAAAAACGGTATATCTACGCATACCACCGAGCTAAGTTGTACAAAAAAGATTTTCAAGCTATTGCTGACACATTGTTGTATAGCAGAGATGATTCGGTTTTTTACTTTATCCAAAGCCCTGTGTTGTGGTCGGAGAACACTCAAATTACAGGCAAAAGTATAGTGGCTTATATAAAAAACAAGCAGCTAGACTCAATCACAGTTACGCAAAAAGGTTTTATGATACAGCAAGAGGACAGCACAAAGTACAATCAACTCAAAGGAAGATTGATTCAAGTCAAACTTAAAGATAATAAAATACAGCGCATGTTAGTTTCAGGCAATAGTGAAAGTTTGTATTATGTCTTTAAGGAAGATAATACATTGAGTGGCATGAATTACATTCTTTGCAGCGAAGCCGATTTTTATTTCAAAGATAATCGCCCAAGCACTATTAAGTTTTTTAATCAACCTGATGGTGTATTTTATCCCCCCAGAGAGATAAACCAAGAGAATGCTATTTTGAAGGATTTCAAGTGGTATGCTCATTTGCGCCCACAGAAAAAGGATGTAGTTTATCCATGATTATTTTTTAATTTTTTGGGCGTGCCCCTTGCTGACGCAAGGGTCGGGGCATTCCGCACTACGCTTCGCTTCGGTGCTTCGCTACGCTTCGCACTGCCTAACGGCATGCTCCATGCCCCTCACGCAATTGACCTGTGCAATCATGTCTTTACCTTGTTTAAGCTTGAAGTA from the Bacteroidia bacterium genome contains:
- a CDS encoding TonB-dependent receptor: MNRYVKTTFLWFVAILTSVISVPRVYAQGGVGKLKGVLKDAKTKEGLPFVSIIVEQGGIQKGGTTTDIEGNYEITPLMPGEYTLKAVFVGYKSIEATKIQIAPAKTTFLNLEMEPDDGVTTQTVVVETEAPIIEKDKTSLGGTLSREQIINLPTRNIADAAGLAGGTFQRDDGKGLNIAGQRSTGSVFFIDGMKVVGSINLPQQAIGSLNIITGGVPAMYGDAVGGVINITTRGAAQEFSVTGEAVTSKFLDPYNYNLGGLTFIGPLLKTTAKDKNGEPIRSATDTTQYLKKTVLGYMLAAEIEYQKDRFPSRVPIWQVKEEKLNEIRERPYRYNDDKSALLYNAEFLTKNDMYTQKFKPNNRALRYTINGKLDYQPTEFINITAGANYDYTRDQLWQATRSLFASEANRISNRYTYRGFVRFTQRFADAPPDSTTKNRAGKYVDKRLKNVYYQVQLDYTASQERQYDPRHKYRLFDYGYVGKFEQKFRPIYAYNTDYFFSEHPFNDTLSFTAFYDNVGYTFTNPVFTPGTQNPYLVKYTQLAYQLEKDRGDSIYTLAELAALRGLRNGDFPQNIYGLYSPPGTVHNLARYVDDRQLRFTAMGSGEYRGHNITAGLELEQRNQSFWAISPVGLWSLMRQKANAHLQRPDSSSIELVRDANGVWTGYVNHKPLYNAAAQTDFDKKLRQKLGMPINSTEWINTDALDPSFYSLDLFTTNELLNNGNNFITYYGYDHLGRRYRGKQPTFSDFFKDTVNRPISAFRPIYIAGFIQDKFEINNLIMNVGLRVDRFDANQKVLKNPFVLYEYYTAGEVRAMNNPALVVPDNVKDDWTVYINNPTNPTAIVGFSDPKSHPVYPKFYDANGVEKLPNLIFGTNGRAYPYLKNGDKLTEGAFVDYKPQVNIMPRLAFSFPITEQAVFFAHYDVLTQRPASTNLIISPLATTPVDYLYLVANATQSINNPNLRADRTIDYALGFKTALNKKMALTINGYYRELRDQINIVNRSYAYPINYTTYENIDFGTVKGFTFEYEKRPGENSNLQLNVIYTLQFADGTGSNDRSAASLVNSGQPNLRTPLPLDFDQRHALVVTADYRYGRGEFYNGPEKLRKVLQDFGVNLTLRAGSGTPYSRILFPIRTVDASAVQRTTLVGNPNSARMPANFRANVRIDKDFQIKVGGGEKGSKTLNLNVYLQIQNVLNNKNIQSVYQFTGQPDDDGYLNHAVAQTFLQQQTNAASYRDLYSIRVNHPDNYGLPRRTRLGVIISF
- a CDS encoding phosphoglycerate dehydrogenase codes for the protein MKVLIVDDLHPILMDVLSHHGFVCKYVPNMSYQALLCEISEYEGIVMRSHTPIDKAVLNKAVNLKFIAKVGSGIDNIDEAECRKRNIHIINAPEGNRDAVAEFTVGVLLSLARNICTANEEVKRLEWNRELNRGFELKGKTIGIIGYGNVGYALSQRLHGFEMRILAYDKYKTYFSNRYVKEATLEELYEQADIITFHVPLTPETEGWINLEWLMRFKKSIVLLNMARGKIAVLEDLLKGLEIGKIAALGLDVLPNEEFSTYTQREKEILQRIAAFPNVILTPHIAGWSYTSKVKLSEVLAYKILKIKSLQS
- a CDS encoding YCF48-related protein, which translates into the protein MNKSLIYLNCSKVLILAVLLLISGSIVARENIGERGKTSKNQRTSGGCAAPTSFAQLDINNVRTTLMNGGDMWWDLVGNPRYEVPKNNTPGATPKHALFAGAIWIGGYDGGGQLRLAAQTYRQTGTDFYPGPLDASAEIDPATCLKYDRHYTVFKSEIDAFINAYQTGALASGAFAIPKNILDWPAKKNLSDPDLAPFEDVDGNGVYDPNSGDYPLIFGDQAIWWVYNDKGNIHSETSAEPIGIEIQTMAFAFVTNDEMNNATFYKSKIINKSTNTLNQTYIGQWVDPDLGNYADDYVGCDTLLGLGFCYNGDGLDEGVSGYGNSLPAIGIDFFEGPIADPGDGIDNDKDGTIDEPGEKIIMSKFVYYNNDFTPYGNPSAAQHFYGYLDGKWKDGNPIVDDGKDGVASTTPNAYTPKPTNYMFPGGLCGGNLGWTEANAGNNPADRRFIQSAGKFTLQPGAVNYVTIGAVFAQGTTLGSNTDAICNLIKADKKAQALFDNNFKRVSGPDAPVVTAVELDRTIILNWDNPINSNNYQEKYEQKDPELVIAGAPDTTYNFEGYLIYQLKDATVSISDLRDPNKARLIGQCDVKNGVTSIINTTVDPVLGPVNTLMVANVPDVSDKGTFKTFKVTTDQFAIGDNRLINNKHYYFMVVAYAYNAYAVSEKFKQSDNAKVVVAMPHLTMPEENGMILNAEYGEMLPITRVRGTGNGGFNIQLDEATINEILAKNALEELTYKKGYGPIQVRVIDPKKVKELDYQLVIPPQLDRWFLIDRNTKDSIYYSGNSGPFNAITLTSDGTTNRVYVFGASGNISRSFSPTVGNMNMQQVRRISSFNINAADAINVATNNRDIILGVGDRGNLIYAYDSTATANSLFKTSKLATSTGEKSDKLTAVAISGDYNGTLQNVLIVGVAKNTAGQTVTNLYSMRLHANTIVKNRPSWNALSIGSIISEEYVAAEYVPVSSSGNPTAWIGGTASGVPKIKWADNSVFATSSPSSTWNDAVLPAGLTGTIKAIYMKNSTNGYAVGTNGIFLTTTDGGKNWTNSASALPNLNNITLNAIHFNGTTGLIVGDKGKVYFTTDDGATWNEDRSLQNKSVAFQSDLRACLLVTSGASARGVIVGTFNSVFTFDNALPNHQKVTLVPSGQTNDGGEEILEEYGLGIKVVFAGSPGQYKPVNITELGNGNQNNNCVMLFKDNTKKWLTGLASIDNYYREWIVSSKAKYTSISGPGGMGDNDYVGKDIDHDGYFSKILGGTWAPLRLTKGPGVYQPFSSAVTANITDGPFPSPTTLRRKNDITVSISAAQITLAQDGGIPTAANELAITAQYNGNKTWYNGNVLPNVDIVITSDVTKWSKCLVVESTTEVDYLPADLPRTIERPFLYKQRPSKILSGGKLVTTSDPTDVGFSYFPGYAIDVLTGERLNIFFAEASRFGAQNGDDMIWNPTPDDGFHIVNQAPSGVPTMGGKHYIYVTNSRYDSCKTIKRAMDSLIYHLDVANSPITVCSRWLGRAYASVAWVGIPTLVKGRQLLETDVIIRLRTDRRFDSFNPLRTGTNDSLNLNYPIFNFSTKGFATITGDKNTAKSALDLIRIVPNPYLAYSAYEQSQIDTRVRITNLPQKVKIKIFTLSGHLVRVLDKDDPSTTIDWDLRNTAGVPVASGVYIFHIDAPGIGEKVLKWFGVMRPTDLDSF